From one Candidatus Thermoplasmatota archaeon genomic stretch:
- a CDS encoding ammonia-forming cytochrome c nitrite reductase subunit c552, with protein sequence MDKKRLVLVVLPIVFVAILLAVFYQLGALADETGTRSPADYVGSDSCQTCHAPSYAGWSATHHPDAWDNLSASPLKVEACEKCHVTGHGDVAHGGFDPTTDLPVSMRGIQCEACHGPGSDHVITENPADIQMSYSAAVCGAICHQEEHHPYFEEWNQSGHSMSLVSLKGATGAAEDSCLECHSADYVLADISSKPTIQSAEYAVTCALCHDPHNAANPNQLRWPKDELCDRCHNPDAAIPGDPIFHPQSSMRDGRSGAPILGEAFMPDVECADCHIYMDKSNNITGHSFAQKPEACVECHSTVPPIYSPELAQAQIAQWRSETWTRIIEVQKKVVLAKGSIEDAPSYGFSEGTIQIAAGFYDEANYSLTFVVADGSGGAHNPAFVNDLLNFSEERSGDLITLLTPGTIMGRAVDTMGNPVEGVTIEKDGRVWATSRSNGSFQFQFAPGTHSFDLRLRGSPVGSIGSVSVVSQEVSDVGDVEIIEENLLVPILISLGAIIRLSLIVIYLLFKKKGTGPKEEDL encoded by the coding sequence ATGGACAAGAAAAGGCTCGTGCTGGTCGTCCTTCCCATAGTCTTTGTCGCCATACTGCTCGCGGTGTTCTACCAACTCGGCGCCCTCGCCGATGAGACGGGAACTAGATCCCCCGCGGACTACGTTGGCTCCGACTCCTGCCAGACCTGTCACGCCCCGTCCTACGCGGGCTGGTCGGCCACCCATCATCCTGATGCCTGGGACAATCTGAGCGCCTCGCCGTTGAAGGTTGAGGCGTGCGAGAAGTGTCACGTGACTGGTCACGGGGATGTGGCTCACGGAGGCTTCGACCCGACGACGGATTTGCCCGTCAGTATGAGAGGAATCCAGTGCGAAGCCTGTCACGGCCCGGGCTCGGATCACGTGATTACGGAAAACCCCGCGGACATCCAAATGAGCTATTCCGCCGCCGTGTGCGGGGCCATCTGCCATCAGGAGGAGCATCACCCATACTTCGAGGAATGGAATCAGAGCGGTCATTCCATGTCTCTCGTGAGTCTGAAGGGGGCTACTGGAGCCGCGGAGGACTCCTGTCTGGAGTGCCACTCTGCGGACTACGTTCTGGCGGACATCTCATCCAAACCCACGATTCAATCCGCCGAATACGCGGTTACGTGTGCACTGTGCCACGACCCTCACAACGCAGCGAATCCAAACCAGCTGAGATGGCCGAAAGACGAGCTCTGCGACAGGTGTCACAACCCTGATGCGGCGATTCCCGGCGATCCGATTTTTCACCCTCAGTCCTCGATGAGGGATGGTAGAAGCGGGGCACCGATACTCGGCGAGGCTTTCATGCCCGATGTTGAGTGCGCCGACTGCCACATATACATGGATAAGTCCAATAACATCACGGGACACAGTTTTGCACAGAAGCCAGAGGCGTGCGTCGAATGCCACTCCACCGTTCCGCCCATATACTCGCCCGAGCTGGCGCAGGCACAGATTGCCCAATGGAGGTCGGAGACGTGGACCAGGATCATCGAGGTGCAGAAGAAGGTCGTTCTCGCAAAGGGATCGATCGAGGACGCGCCCTCCTACGGGTTCTCAGAAGGTACCATACAGATCGCTGCCGGGTTCTACGACGAGGCGAACTACTCGCTCACCTTCGTTGTTGCAGACGGCAGTGGCGGCGCCCACAATCCCGCCTTTGTCAATGATCTGCTGAACTTCTCAGAGGAGAGGAGCGGCGACCTCATCACATTGCTGACACCTGGAACGATCATGGGAAGGGCCGTCGACACGATGGGCAATCCTGTCGAGGGTGTCACGATCGAGAAGGACGGAAGGGTCTGGGCGACCTCTAGGAGCAATGGGTCATTCCAGTTCCAATTCGCACCTGGGACGCACTCCTTCGATTTGAGGTTGAGAGGATCTCCCGTTGGAAGCATAGGGTCGGTCAGTGTCGTCAGCCAGGAGGTCTCAGACGTGGGCGATGTCGAAATCATCGAGGAGAACCTCCTCGTCCCGATCCTGATATCCCTGGGA
- a CDS encoding DUF6125 family protein, which translates to MVSGRESDREMLSGMPKEDLMELLFLHLRNLFAVDGLYFLGIEDRFGTQTATEVDAEVWRGMGRIEARRLRKRFNIHGDDIEALMHAMKLSSWALDIEDKEVEVHDDRAVIRNRNCRVQTTRARKGLDEFPCKGVRMGFMESFAKELNPDAEVRCNVCPPDKRPEDLWCEWEIVLRKR; encoded by the coding sequence ATGGTGAGCGGACGTGAATCGGACAGAGAGATGCTATCTGGAATGCCCAAGGAAGACCTCATGGAACTCCTTTTCCTCCATCTGAGGAACCTCTTCGCCGTGGACGGTCTCTATTTCCTCGGGATAGAGGACCGGTTTGGAACCCAGACCGCCACGGAGGTCGACGCCGAGGTCTGGAGGGGGATGGGGAGGATAGAGGCGAGGAGACTGCGGAAGAGGTTCAACATCCACGGTGACGACATCGAGGCTCTCATGCATGCCATGAAGCTCTCCAGCTGGGCGTTGGACATCGAGGACAAGGAGGTTGAGGTCCACGATGACCGAGCAGTGATTCGGAACAGGAACTGCCGTGTCCAGACGACCCGCGCGAGGAAGGGCCTGGACGAATTCCCGTGCAAGGGAGTCCGCATGGGCTTCATGGAATCATTCGCGAAGGAGCTCAATCCCGATGCGGAAGTCAGATGCAACGTCTGCCCTCCTGACAAGCGTCCCGAGGATTTGTGGTGCGAATGGGAAATCGTGCTCAGAAAGCGTTAA